One segment of Carya illinoinensis cultivar Pawnee chromosome 1, C.illinoinensisPawnee_v1, whole genome shotgun sequence DNA contains the following:
- the LOC122297388 gene encoding outer envelope pore protein 16-2, chloroplastic yields the protein MGSTSQGRGCSRVPGSSRVCGCSMGSTSQGRGCSRARGCSMGSTSQGRDGGLSWLNTTTQMSARRRWGEASNGDDVSCDASKVTPGIIPGWGFWDFDGPKPMVDGGLCFVMGQDEGRWWTVDNVRDGVSKKKMRNNGDMQTTTRSLLDDLRSFDKGGFFDLGHPLLNRIAESFVKAAGIGAIQAVSRGAYFTAIEGAGLDSGTGGLPAEISGASKKHRFRDLKGETNRKSLEAMVKNTGKESMQWGLAAGVYSGLTYGLKEARGSHDWKNSAVAGAITGVALALTSEDSSHEQIVECAITGAAISTAANLLAGIF from the exons ATGGGGAGTACATCACAAGGCCGTGGGTGTTCTAGGGTTCCGGGTTCTTCTAGGGTTTGTGGGTGTTCGATGGGGAGTACATCACAAGGCCGTGGGTGTTCTAGGGCTCGTGGGTGTTCGATGGGGAGTACATCACAAGGCCGGGATGGGGGTCTTTCTTGGCTGAACACGACGACTCAGATGAGTGCTCGAAGACGATGGGGCGAAGCATCAAACGGTGACGATGT GTCTTGTGATGCTTCGAAGGTCACGCCGGGGATCATTCCGGGATGGGGGTTTTGGGATTTTGATGGCCCGAAGCCGATGGTGGACGGTGGACTCTGTTTCGTGATGGGGCAAGATGAGGGAAGATGGTGGACGGTGGACAACGTTCGGGATGGGGTTTCAAAG aaaaagatgagaaataatGGTGACATGCAGACAACTACAAGGTCATTGCTGGATGATCTGCGTAGCTTTGACAAGGGTGGCTTCTTCGACCTCGGCCACCCTCTCCTTAACCGCATCGCCGAGAGTTTCGTCAAAGCAGCCGGG ATCGGAGCTATTCAGGCTGTGTCCCGTGGGGCTTATTTTACAGCCATTGAAG GAGCAGGACTTGATTCGGGTACTGGTGGTCTGCCGGCGGAGATCTCAGGTGCCAGCAAGAAGCATCGATTCCGGGACCTCAAAG GAGAAACCAACAGAAAGTCTCTCGAAGCCATG GTGAAGAACACCGGAAAAGAATCCATGCAGTGGG GACTGGCTGCAGGAGTGTATTCAGGTCTCACGTATGGGCTAAAGGAGGCTCGTGGAAGCCACGATTGG AAAAACAGTGCAGTCGCTGGAGCTATTACTGGTGTGGCATTGGCACTTACATCTGAGGACTCTTCCCATGAGCAGATAGTGGAATGCGCAATCACTGGAGCTGCGATTTCCACTGCTGCAAATCTCCTCGCGGGGATATTTTGA